A genomic window from Thunnus maccoyii chromosome 2, fThuMac1.1, whole genome shotgun sequence includes:
- the ldb1b gene encoding LIM domain-binding protein 1b isoform X1 produces the protein MLDRDVGPTPMYPPTYLEPGIGRHTPYGNQTDYRIFELNKRLQNWTEECDNLWWDAFTTEFFEDDAMLTITFCLEDGPKRYTIGRTLIPRYFRSIFEGGATELYYVLKHPKESFHNNFVSLDCDQCTMVTQNGKPMFTQVCVEGRLYLEFMFDDMMRIKTWHFSIRQHRELIPRSILAMHAQDPQMLDQLSKNITRCGLSNSTLNYLRLCVILEPMQELMSRHKTYSLSPRDCLKTCLFQKWQRMVAPPAEPSRQAPNKRRKRKMSGGSTISGGGGTNNNNNNKKKSPGSGFPLSSQVPDVMVVGEPTLMGGEFGDEDERLITRLENTQFDAANGIDDEDSFNNSPALGSNSPWNNKAPSSQESKSDNPTSQASQ, from the exons ATGCTGGACAGAGACGTGGG TCCCACCCCAATGTATCCTCCCACATACCTGGAGCCAGGAATAGG GAGGCACACACCATATGGCAACCAGACAGACTACAGAATATTTGAACTCAACAAACGGCTACAGAACTGGACAGAG GAGTGTGATAACCTGTGGTGGGATGCATTTACTACAGAGTTCTTTGAAGACGACGCCATGTTGACCATTACTTTCTGTCTGGAGGATGGGCCCAAACGTTACA caATTGGCCGGACGTTGATTCCAAGATACTTCCGGAGTATATTTGAGGGCGGTGCCACTGAGCTCTACTATGTGCTGAAACATCCGAAGGAGTCCTTCCACAACAACTTTGTCTCCCTCGACTGTGATCAGTGCACCATGGTCACCCAGAATGGAAAGCCCATGTTCACACAG GTGTGCGTAGAGGGGCGCTTGTACCTGGAGTTCATGTTTGACGACATGATGAGGATAAAGACGTGGCACTTCAGCATCAGACAACACCGTGAACTCATCCCCCGCAGTATACTGGCCATGCAT GCCCAGGACCCACAGATGCTGGACCAGCTGTCCAAAAACATTACAAGATGTGGCCTGTCGAACTCTACTCTTAACTACCTCCGA CTGTGTGTTATTCTGGAGCCCATGCAGGAGCTGATGTCCAGACACAAGACATACAGCCTCAGCCCCAGAGACTGCCTCAAGACCTGCCTCTTCCAGAAATGGCAGAGGATGGTGGCACCACCAG CTGAGCCATCAAGACAGGCCCCAAACAAACGGCGGAAGCGTAAGATGTCAGGTGGCAGCACCatcagtggaggaggaggaactaataacaacaacaacaacaaaaagaagagcCCTGGCAGCGGCTTCCCTCTGTCCAGCCAAGTTCCA GATGTGATGGTAGTGGGAGAACCCACGCTGATGGGAGGGGAGTTCGGCGACGAGGACGAGCGTCTGATCACGCGGCTGGAGAACACGCAGTTCGACGCGGCCAACGGCATCGACGACGAGGACAGCTTCAACAACTCTCCGGCGCTGGGCTCCAACTCGCCCTGGAACAACAAGGCCCCCTCCAGCCAGGAGAGCAAGAGCGACAACCCCACCTCACAGGCATCGCAGTAG
- the ldb1b gene encoding LIM domain-binding protein 1b isoform X2: protein MSVGGCACPGCSSKSFKLYSPKEPPNGSTFPPFHPGTMLDRDVGPTPMYPPTYLEPGIGRHTPYGNQTDYRIFELNKRLQNWTEECDNLWWDAFTTEFFEDDAMLTITFCLEDGPKRYTIGRTLIPRYFRSIFEGGATELYYVLKHPKESFHNNFVSLDCDQCTMVTQNGKPMFTQVCVEGRLYLEFMFDDMMRIKTWHFSIRQHRELIPRSILAMHAQDPQMLDQLSKNITRCGLSNSTLNYLRLCVILEPMQELMSRHKTYSLSPRDCLKTCLFQKWQRMVAPPAEPSRQAPNKRRKRKMSGGSTISGGGGTNNNNNNKKKSPGSGFPLSSQVPDVMVVGEPTLMGGEFGDEDERLITRLENTQFDAANGIDDEDSFNNSPALGSNSPWNNKAPSSQESKSDNPTSQASQ, encoded by the exons GCTGTTCCTCCAAGTCATTCAAGCTGTACTCCCCTAAGGAGCCCCCCAACGGTAGCACTTTCCCCCCTTTCCATCCCGGCACCATGCTGGACAGAGACGTGGG TCCCACCCCAATGTATCCTCCCACATACCTGGAGCCAGGAATAGG GAGGCACACACCATATGGCAACCAGACAGACTACAGAATATTTGAACTCAACAAACGGCTACAGAACTGGACAGAG GAGTGTGATAACCTGTGGTGGGATGCATTTACTACAGAGTTCTTTGAAGACGACGCCATGTTGACCATTACTTTCTGTCTGGAGGATGGGCCCAAACGTTACA caATTGGCCGGACGTTGATTCCAAGATACTTCCGGAGTATATTTGAGGGCGGTGCCACTGAGCTCTACTATGTGCTGAAACATCCGAAGGAGTCCTTCCACAACAACTTTGTCTCCCTCGACTGTGATCAGTGCACCATGGTCACCCAGAATGGAAAGCCCATGTTCACACAG GTGTGCGTAGAGGGGCGCTTGTACCTGGAGTTCATGTTTGACGACATGATGAGGATAAAGACGTGGCACTTCAGCATCAGACAACACCGTGAACTCATCCCCCGCAGTATACTGGCCATGCAT GCCCAGGACCCACAGATGCTGGACCAGCTGTCCAAAAACATTACAAGATGTGGCCTGTCGAACTCTACTCTTAACTACCTCCGA CTGTGTGTTATTCTGGAGCCCATGCAGGAGCTGATGTCCAGACACAAGACATACAGCCTCAGCCCCAGAGACTGCCTCAAGACCTGCCTCTTCCAGAAATGGCAGAGGATGGTGGCACCACCAG CTGAGCCATCAAGACAGGCCCCAAACAAACGGCGGAAGCGTAAGATGTCAGGTGGCAGCACCatcagtggaggaggaggaactaataacaacaacaacaacaaaaagaagagcCCTGGCAGCGGCTTCCCTCTGTCCAGCCAAGTTCCA GATGTGATGGTAGTGGGAGAACCCACGCTGATGGGAGGGGAGTTCGGCGACGAGGACGAGCGTCTGATCACGCGGCTGGAGAACACGCAGTTCGACGCGGCCAACGGCATCGACGACGAGGACAGCTTCAACAACTCTCCGGCGCTGGGCTCCAACTCGCCCTGGAACAACAAGGCCCCCTCCAGCCAGGAGAGCAAGAGCGACAACCCCACCTCACAGGCATCGCAGTAG